One window from the genome of Salisaeta longa DSM 21114 encodes:
- a CDS encoding ribonucleotide-diphosphate reductase subunit beta, with product MSLFDARVNLKPYEYPHLLRYKTAIRQSYWVHDEFNVTGDIQDFRVACSDTERSVIRKTMLAIAQVEVAVKTFWGDLYKRLPKPEIGAVGLTFAESEVRHMDAYAHLLERLGLNDAFAALDTIPALNDRVAYLNDALRGAAAAEDADFVHAIVLFSIFIEHVSLFSQFLIMLSFDKHEKRFKGVANIVEATSKEEQIHGLFGLALIEELRAEHPAWFGPAFDARVRAACERAYRAEARVLDWIFAAGTLDFLPRPVVDAFVRDRFNRSLRNVSVEPLFDVDPAALDASRWFYEEILLTKGNDFFSKRSTAYSKMTQSVTSDDLF from the coding sequence ATGAGCCTCTTCGACGCCCGCGTCAACCTCAAGCCCTACGAATACCCCCACCTGCTGCGCTACAAAACGGCCATCCGGCAGTCGTACTGGGTGCACGACGAATTCAACGTCACCGGCGACATCCAAGATTTTCGCGTGGCCTGCTCCGACACGGAGCGCAGCGTCATTCGCAAAACCATGCTGGCCATCGCGCAGGTAGAGGTGGCCGTCAAAACGTTTTGGGGCGATCTCTACAAGCGCCTGCCCAAGCCCGAAATTGGCGCTGTGGGCCTCACCTTTGCCGAGAGCGAGGTGCGGCATATGGATGCCTACGCCCACTTGCTGGAGCGGCTGGGCCTCAACGACGCCTTTGCCGCGCTCGATACCATCCCGGCGCTCAACGACCGGGTGGCCTACCTAAACGACGCCCTTCGCGGGGCCGCTGCGGCCGAGGACGCCGACTTCGTGCATGCGATTGTGCTGTTCTCGATTTTCATCGAGCACGTGAGCCTCTTCAGCCAGTTTCTCATCATGCTGTCATTCGACAAGCACGAGAAGCGGTTCAAGGGCGTTGCCAACATCGTGGAGGCTACGTCGAAAGAGGAGCAAATTCACGGCCTGTTTGGGCTGGCCCTCATCGAGGAACTGCGGGCGGAGCACCCCGCGTGGTTCGGTCCTGCGTTTGACGCCCGGGTGCGCGCGGCCTGCGAGCGGGCCTACCGGGCCGAGGCGCGCGTGCTGGACTGGATCTTTGCAGCGGGCACGCTCGACTTCCTCCCGCGCCCGGTCGTTGATGCCTTCGTGCGCGACCGCTTCAACCGGTCGCTGCGTAACGTTTCGGTGGAGCCCCTCTTTGACGTCGATCCGGCGGCGCTCGACGCCAGCCGCTGGTTCTACGAAGAGATTCTGCTCACCAAGGGCAACGACTTCTTCTCGAAGCGCAGCACGGCCTACTCCAAGATGACCCAGAGCGTGACCAGCGACGATCTGTTCTAG
- a CDS encoding patatin-like phospholipase family protein, whose protein sequence is MRLSNAPRTSRIGLACAGGVVEGAIYEVGALCALDESIAGEDLHALDTYVGVSSGALLGSLLANGVSPRTMSRAVVSEADDPTLNLDPSSLFAPAFREYAGRLGRLPTTLARAVGHYALHPGDLSLLGVLSTFGSMVPTGFFHNKALARFLARTFRQAGRTNDFRRLAADLRVVAMHLDSAEVAVFGAPGYDHVPISKAVQASTALPGLYCPVEIDGEHYIDGVARRTVHASVALDNDVDLLFCINPIVPVNLQLEQHAKRLFEQHRIVDHGLPAVLSQTFRAIVDSRKTTGFKRYAHTHPDADLVLIEPDCEDSSLFFSNIFSFSNRHDVCEHAYQATRAYLRAHADTIDAKLRRHGLYLRPSVLDDPSRTLYPARQALGQRRHRVMHETDQVLERLDRVLDRIERTAA, encoded by the coding sequence ATGAGGCTTTCCAATGCTCCGCGCACCAGCCGTATCGGACTCGCCTGTGCCGGCGGCGTGGTGGAAGGGGCCATTTATGAAGTGGGTGCGCTGTGCGCGCTCGATGAGTCCATTGCGGGCGAAGACCTGCATGCGCTGGACACCTACGTAGGCGTGAGCTCGGGGGCGCTTTTGGGCAGCCTGCTGGCCAATGGCGTTTCGCCGCGCACCATGAGCCGCGCCGTGGTGTCGGAGGCCGACGACCCGACGCTCAACCTCGATCCGTCGTCGCTGTTTGCGCCAGCGTTTCGGGAATACGCCGGCCGCCTCGGGCGCCTTCCCACCACATTGGCTCGCGCCGTGGGGCATTACGCGCTGCATCCCGGCGACTTGTCCCTGCTGGGCGTGCTGTCCACGTTCGGCTCGATGGTGCCCACGGGCTTCTTTCACAACAAGGCCCTGGCGCGCTTTTTGGCGCGCACGTTTCGGCAGGCGGGGCGCACCAACGACTTCCGGCGGCTCGCGGCCGATCTGCGCGTGGTGGCGATGCACCTCGACTCGGCGGAAGTGGCTGTGTTTGGCGCGCCGGGCTACGATCACGTACCCATCTCGAAGGCCGTGCAAGCAAGCACTGCCCTGCCGGGCCTGTATTGTCCGGTGGAAATTGATGGGGAGCACTACATCGACGGCGTGGCGCGTCGCACGGTACACGCCAGCGTGGCGCTCGACAACGATGTCGACCTGCTGTTTTGCATCAACCCCATCGTGCCGGTGAACCTGCAGCTGGAGCAGCACGCCAAGCGCCTGTTTGAGCAGCACCGCATTGTGGATCATGGGCTGCCGGCGGTGCTCTCGCAGACCTTTCGGGCCATCGTCGATTCGCGCAAAACGACGGGCTTCAAGCGGTACGCGCACACCCATCCCGATGCCGACCTGGTGCTCATTGAGCCGGATTGCGAGGACAGCAGCCTTTTCTTTTCGAACATCTTTAGCTTCAGCAACCGCCACGACGTGTGCGAGCATGCCTACCAGGCCACGCGGGCCTACCTGCGTGCGCATGCCGACACGATTGATGCCAAGCTGCGCCGCCACGGGTTGTACCTGCGGCCGTCTGTGCTCGACGATCCGTCGCGCACGCTGTACCCGGCGCGCCAAGCCCTTGGGCAGCGGCGGCACCGCGTGATGCACGAAACCGATCAGGTGTTAGAGCGCCTCGATCGGGTGCTGGATCGCATTGAGCGAACCGCCGCTTAA
- a CDS encoding LolA-like protein, which translates to MTRSRWILPLVALGLLLIAPPAAAQTAGSVMQDVIARYEEQLVTVETYVIETDMYTSYNRKVMKDGAPTYETKTVLKGQPALGNGMQAPSSFAQLDMFRKIGEHGTYRGTETVDGRTAHVIDVDNPQAVTPDMPPQVEAMTYYVDAAMNVPVRMTITSNAGQGSAPGTMDITFSEYQTTEGLTVPHRMTFDMNLGQNMTPEQKQQMQQMMERMKNMPDEQRKQMQQMMGDRFEMMQKMLNDEPIVITVQRVSVNEPIDASVFGNGRS; encoded by the coding sequence ATGACACGTTCCCGCTGGATACTTCCGCTCGTTGCGCTTGGCCTCCTCCTCATCGCGCCGCCCGCGGCTGCACAAACCGCTGGGTCGGTCATGCAGGACGTCATCGCGCGTTACGAGGAGCAGCTGGTCACCGTCGAAACCTATGTCATCGAAACCGACATGTACACGTCCTACAACCGGAAGGTGATGAAGGACGGAGCGCCGACGTACGAAACCAAAACCGTACTCAAGGGGCAGCCGGCGCTGGGGAATGGCATGCAGGCGCCGTCGTCCTTTGCGCAGCTCGACATGTTCCGGAAGATTGGCGAGCACGGCACCTATCGCGGTACCGAGACGGTGGACGGCCGCACCGCCCACGTGATCGACGTAGACAACCCGCAGGCCGTCACGCCCGATATGCCGCCACAGGTGGAGGCGATGACGTACTACGTCGACGCCGCGATGAACGTCCCCGTGCGCATGACCATCACCTCAAACGCGGGCCAGGGCTCCGCGCCCGGCACGATGGACATCACGTTCAGCGAGTACCAAACCACCGAGGGCCTTACCGTGCCGCATCGCATGACGTTCGATATGAATCTGGGCCAGAATATGACGCCCGAGCAGAAGCAGCAAATGCAGCAGATGATGGAGCGGATGAAAAACATGCCGGACGAGCAGCGCAAGCAAATGCAACAGATGATGGGCGATCGCTTTGAGATGATGCAGAAGATGCTCAACGACGAGCCCATCGTGATTACGGTGCAGCGCGTGTCGGTCAACGAGCCCATCGACGCCTCGGTGTTTGGCAATGGCCGTTCGTAA
- a CDS encoding ribonucleoside-diphosphate reductase subunit alpha produces the protein MAAFSWLNDDARTFLRRGYLLPGVSPEQRIRQIADRAEAVLGMDGFADRFYDYMGRGYYSLASPVWANFGLDRGLPISCYGSYIGDSMASILDAHAEVGMMTKVGGGTSGYFGAIRPRGVPITNNGASNGTYPFAQLFDTIINVVSQGETRRGHFAGYIDIEHDDVEEWLNIQTEGDAIQTMHYGVVVGDAWMKAMIDGDTAKRDLWAKVLQARMHTGIPYILFRDNVQRGRPQVYKDQGYNVHASNLCSEIALPSTADESFVCCLSSMNALHFDEWKGTDAVEMLTYFLDAVMQEFIDKAADIPHMGRAVRFARRHRAIGIGILGWHSYLQSHMIPFASVEANARSTTLTQTIKERSYAASARLAERFGEPAVLDGYGRRNATTMAIAPTKSSSFILGQVSPSIEPLKSNYYVQDRAKIKTTYKNPYLMEVLEAKGHNTEAVWEQIALQDGSVQHLDILSDEEKAVFKTFSEISQAAIIRQAALRQEHIDQSQSLNLAIDPKRTPVKAINQLYIDAWKMGIKSLYYQNSVNAAQQLSRELLACRACEA, from the coding sequence ATGGCTGCTTTCTCCTGGCTGAATGACGACGCCCGCACCTTTCTTCGCCGCGGCTACCTGCTGCCCGGCGTCTCGCCCGAACAGCGCATCCGGCAGATTGCCGACCGGGCCGAAGCGGTGTTGGGCATGGACGGCTTCGCCGACCGCTTCTACGACTACATGGGCCGCGGGTACTACTCGCTCGCCTCGCCCGTGTGGGCGAACTTTGGACTCGACCGCGGGCTGCCCATCAGCTGCTACGGGTCGTACATCGGCGACTCGATGGCGTCCATCCTCGACGCCCACGCCGAAGTGGGTATGATGACCAAAGTGGGCGGCGGCACCAGCGGCTACTTTGGCGCCATTCGCCCCCGCGGCGTGCCCATCACCAACAACGGCGCTTCCAACGGCACCTATCCGTTTGCACAACTCTTCGACACCATCATCAACGTCGTAAGCCAGGGCGAAACGCGCCGGGGCCACTTTGCCGGATACATCGACATCGAGCACGACGATGTGGAGGAATGGCTCAACATCCAAACCGAGGGCGACGCCATCCAGACGATGCACTACGGCGTGGTGGTGGGCGATGCCTGGATGAAGGCAATGATTGACGGCGACACGGCGAAGCGCGACCTGTGGGCAAAGGTCCTGCAAGCCCGCATGCACACCGGCATTCCGTACATTCTCTTTCGCGACAACGTACAGCGCGGACGCCCGCAGGTGTACAAAGACCAGGGCTACAACGTGCACGCAAGTAATCTCTGCTCGGAGATCGCGCTTCCTTCAACCGCAGACGAAAGCTTTGTGTGTTGCCTCTCGTCGATGAATGCGCTCCACTTTGACGAGTGGAAGGGCACGGACGCGGTTGAGATGCTGACCTACTTCCTGGATGCGGTGATGCAGGAGTTCATTGACAAGGCCGCAGACATCCCGCACATGGGCCGCGCGGTGCGGTTTGCACGGCGCCACCGGGCCATTGGGATCGGCATTTTGGGCTGGCACTCGTACCTGCAGTCGCACATGATTCCGTTCGCGTCGGTGGAGGCCAACGCCCGCAGCACGACCCTCACCCAAACCATCAAGGAGCGGTCGTACGCCGCCTCGGCCCGGCTGGCCGAGCGCTTTGGCGAGCCGGCTGTTCTGGACGGCTACGGGCGGCGCAATGCCACGACGATGGCCATTGCCCCCACCAAGTCGAGCAGCTTCATCCTCGGCCAGGTGAGCCCGTCCATCGAGCCGCTCAAAAGCAACTACTACGTGCAGGATCGCGCCAAAATAAAAACCACGTACAAGAATCCATACCTCATGGAAGTGCTGGAGGCCAAGGGGCACAACACCGAAGCCGTGTGGGAGCAGATTGCCCTGCAGGATGGCTCCGTGCAGCACCTGGATATCCTTTCGGACGAGGAGAAGGCGGTATTCAAAACGTTTAGCGAGATCAGTCAGGCGGCTATTATCCGGCAGGCCGCGCTGCGACAGGAGCACATCGACCAGTCGCAATCCCTCAACTTGGCCATCGACCCGAAGCGCACACCGGTAAAAGCCATCAACCAGCTATACATCGACGCCTGGAAGATGGGCATCAAGTCGCTCTACTACCAGAACAGCGTAAACGCCGCCCAACAGCTCTCGCGAGAACTGCTGGCCTGCCGGGCCTGCGAGGCCTAA
- a CDS encoding NAD-dependent epimerase/dehydratase family protein — protein MPTPPAAPVAFVTGGTGFVGSHLVEALLDRGFTVRALVRSRRKWLAGLNVDVVRGDLSDVEALWEGVQGADYVFHLAGRTQAPTYADFHAANVTGTLNLLGTIRQAAPDVQRVLITSSLAAVGRGTNGVATEDTPLEPVSRYGRSKAAMEEALRDSHDLTASYAEALPLTVVRPPAVYGPRDRDILTFFQAVQKGVCPVVGRGSTPALSLVYVDDLVDGIIRATLSDAAVDNTYFLGSPAIYSWNDVKEAATAALDRSALTVPVPPLLVGAVGWLAEGWSRLTGQSLALDREKAREIRYACKQCSSEKAKRAFNYAPAVDIGEGVRRTIAWYTAEGWL, from the coding sequence ATGCCTACGCCGCCTGCTGCACCCGTTGCCTTTGTTACCGGAGGCACCGGCTTCGTTGGGAGCCACCTTGTAGAAGCGCTCCTCGATCGCGGATTTACGGTGCGGGCGCTGGTACGCTCGCGGCGCAAATGGCTCGCGGGGCTCAATGTGGACGTGGTGCGCGGCGACCTCTCGGATGTAGAGGCCCTGTGGGAAGGCGTGCAGGGCGCCGACTACGTGTTTCACCTGGCCGGGCGCACGCAGGCGCCCACCTACGCCGATTTTCACGCGGCCAACGTGACCGGCACCCTGAACCTCTTGGGCACCATTCGGCAGGCCGCGCCCGACGTGCAGCGCGTGCTGATTACAAGCAGCCTGGCCGCCGTGGGCCGCGGCACCAACGGCGTGGCGACCGAGGACACGCCCCTGGAGCCCGTAAGCCGCTACGGGCGCAGCAAAGCAGCCATGGAAGAGGCGCTACGCGATTCGCACGACCTGACGGCCTCGTACGCCGAGGCCCTCCCGCTCACCGTGGTGCGGCCGCCCGCCGTGTACGGCCCGCGCGACCGCGACATCCTGACGTTTTTCCAGGCCGTGCAAAAGGGCGTGTGCCCCGTCGTGGGCCGCGGCAGCACACCCGCGCTCAGTCTGGTGTACGTCGACGACCTGGTGGACGGCATCATCCGGGCCACGCTGTCGGACGCGGCGGTAGACAACACCTACTTTCTGGGCAGCCCGGCCATCTACAGCTGGAACGACGTGAAGGAAGCCGCTACTGCGGCCCTCGACCGCTCCGCGCTCACCGTCCCCGTTCCGCCGCTGCTTGTGGGCGCCGTGGGGTGGCTGGCCGAGGGCTGGAGCCGCCTGACCGGCCAGTCGCTCGCCCTCGACCGCGAGAAGGCCCGCGAGATCCGCTACGCCTGCAAGCAGTGCTCCTCGGAAAAGGCCAAGCGCGCATTCAATTACGCCCCGGCGGTCGATATTGGTGAAGGCGTGCGCCGCACCATCGCCTGGTACACGGCCGAAGGCTGGCTGTAG
- a CDS encoding archaeosortase/exosortase family protein, with product MPFDSSTRRLARFALKGLAVYALWYVVYDLWLLPDGRLDRWLSTTVASLSGTLLQLVGFEAMVSGRTLTLPGVVGVRIVNGCNGLTTIGLFMGFVVAYPGRWRHRL from the coding sequence ATGCCTTTCGATTCGTCCACCCGCCGCCTTGCACGATTTGCCCTGAAGGGCCTGGCCGTCTATGCGCTGTGGTACGTTGTGTACGATTTGTGGCTGCTGCCCGACGGGCGGCTCGACCGCTGGCTCTCTACCACGGTGGCCAGCCTGAGCGGCACGCTGCTTCAGCTTGTGGGCTTCGAGGCGATGGTGAGCGGGCGCACCCTCACGCTGCCCGGCGTGGTGGGCGTGCGCATCGTGAACGGCTGCAACGGGCTCACCACCATCGGACTGTTTATGGGCTTCGTGGTGGCGTATCCTGGCCGCTGGCGGCACCGGCTGTAG
- a CDS encoding acyl-CoA thioesterase: protein MSTSAPAATSSPANAPAADAAETKMVFPVFPGDTNHYHTLFGGTAMSWMDQAAFICGTRWCRTKVVTVHSSEIDFKQPVPEGTIVELVARVVSTGDTSLTVQVDMYTEPMDRHARVQACSGSFVLVALDANDRPTQLPPLPS, encoded by the coding sequence ATGTCCACCTCCGCTCCTGCTGCCACGTCTTCACCCGCCAACGCGCCGGCCGCCGACGCCGCCGAAACGAAAATGGTCTTTCCCGTTTTCCCCGGCGACACCAATCACTACCACACCCTTTTCGGCGGCACGGCCATGTCGTGGATGGATCAGGCGGCGTTCATCTGCGGCACGCGCTGGTGCCGCACCAAGGTCGTCACCGTTCACAGCAGCGAGATCGACTTCAAGCAGCCCGTGCCGGAAGGCACCATCGTGGAGCTCGTGGCCCGCGTAGTTTCGACCGGCGACACCTCTCTCACGGTGCAGGTCGACATGTACACCGAGCCGATGGACCGCCACGCGCGGGTGCAGGCCTGCAGCGGCTCGTTCGTGCTCGTAGCGCTCGATGCCAACGACCGGCCCACACAGCTTCCGCCGCTTCCCTCTTGA
- a CDS encoding ATP-binding protein produces the protein MALALGLAALCVPRAGARAIPRSVAATDTLVDLTARERAWIARHPVIRYAPIPDYAPIESYGPSGQPVGLAPDYLAVAIKRLGMRLHIVRAPTWRAVLDSLRNGRADLSAAIQKTTARSRYLRFTEPYLTVPTVLLVRAQAEAPLSLERLDGHTVAVVDRYAVASYLENRYPKVHYRKVPDIQTGLEKAAFGLVDGMVLSLPVAGAAIEAAQLPNLRVASRTGYRYALRFGVPRDQAMLQHVLNKALASITAQTHARIYQRWMALDAEALSPSPAPPTRLLLLVVVGLLVLLGAGAAWTWTLRREVTRRTHDLRQAKEEAEDMNRLKSAVLANMSHEFRTPLTSIIGFSEALRDESPDATTDRFLRHINENGRRLLHTLESLLHLSQLEAGAVALRPQRVALADALHEAADPFREQARDANLTLRIEPPPAPVQAYADPAALHLVLTHLLSNALKFTEPGGRITARTTPDPPDALLTIADTGVGIDEAFIPKLYDAFRQESSGDSRSFEGTGLGLAVTRKLVNMMDGSIAVASRKGEGTQVSVRLPLYAVDHPPAMTPGTREEASNGVNA, from the coding sequence GTGGCCCTGGCTCTCGGCCTCGCGGCGCTGTGCGTGCCGCGCGCCGGTGCCCGCGCCATCCCCCGCAGCGTTGCCGCTACCGACACGCTTGTCGACCTCACGGCCCGCGAGCGAGCCTGGATCGCGCGCCACCCGGTCATCCGCTACGCGCCCATCCCAGACTACGCGCCGATCGAGTCCTACGGCCCGTCCGGCCAGCCGGTGGGGCTCGCGCCCGATTATTTGGCCGTCGCCATTAAGCGCCTCGGCATGCGGCTCCACATCGTGCGGGCACCCACCTGGCGCGCGGTGCTCGACAGCCTACGGAACGGCCGTGCCGATTTGAGCGCGGCCATCCAAAAGACAACCGCCCGTAGCCGGTACCTTCGGTTTACCGAACCCTACCTCACCGTGCCCACCGTGCTCCTCGTGCGGGCGCAGGCCGAAGCGCCCCTCAGCCTCGAACGGCTCGACGGTCATACCGTGGCGGTGGTCGATCGATACGCCGTGGCATCGTATCTCGAAAATCGCTACCCCAAGGTGCACTACCGCAAGGTGCCCGACATCCAGACGGGTCTTGAGAAGGCCGCGTTTGGTCTTGTGGATGGCATGGTGCTGTCCCTTCCCGTGGCTGGCGCGGCCATCGAGGCGGCCCAGCTGCCCAACCTTCGCGTGGCCAGCCGCACCGGCTACCGCTATGCCCTCCGCTTTGGCGTGCCGCGCGATCAGGCCATGTTGCAGCACGTGCTGAACAAAGCGCTGGCGAGCATCACGGCTCAAACGCACGCTAGGATCTACCAACGCTGGATGGCGCTCGATGCTGAAGCCCTCTCCCCGTCGCCCGCGCCCCCCACGCGGCTCCTGCTCCTCGTGGTGGTCGGCTTGCTGGTGCTGCTGGGCGCCGGTGCAGCGTGGACCTGGACGCTACGCCGCGAGGTGACCCGGCGCACGCATGATCTCCGGCAGGCCAAAGAAGAAGCCGAAGACATGAACCGCTTAAAGTCGGCCGTGCTCGCCAACATGAGCCATGAGTTTCGCACGCCGCTTACGTCCATCATCGGGTTTTCGGAAGCCCTCCGCGACGAGTCGCCCGATGCCACCACCGACCGGTTTTTGCGGCACATCAACGAAAACGGCCGCCGCCTGCTTCATACGCTCGAGTCGCTGCTTCATCTGTCACAACTGGAAGCGGGCGCCGTGGCGCTGCGGCCCCAGCGCGTGGCCCTTGCCGACGCGCTCCACGAGGCCGCCGATCCGTTTCGCGAACAGGCCCGCGATGCGAACCTCACGCTGCGCATCGAGCCGCCCCCCGCGCCCGTGCAGGCCTATGCCGATCCCGCCGCCTTGCACCTGGTGCTTACCCATCTGCTGAGCAATGCGCTCAAGTTTACGGAGCCCGGCGGCCGCATCACCGCCCGCACGACCCCCGATCCGCCGGATGCGCTGCTCACCATTGCCGACACCGGCGTGGGCATCGACGAAGCCTTCATCCCCAAGCTCTACGACGCCTTCCGGCAGGAATCGTCGGGCGACAGCCGATCGTTTGAAGGGACTGGTCTTGGCCTTGCCGTAACCCGCAAGCTCGTCAACATGATGGACGGCTCCATCGCTGTGGCGAGTCGCAAGGGCGAGGGCACGCAGGTCTCGGTGCGCCTGCCGCTGTATGCGGTAGACCACCCGCCGGCCATGACGCCCGGGACCCGCGAGGAAGCGTCGAACGGCGTAAATGCCTGA
- the tsaB gene encoding tRNA (adenosine(37)-N6)-threonylcarbamoyltransferase complex dimerization subunit type 1 TsaB, which yields MTILALETATATCGVALWHEGRVQAEAHVHQPRVHAQRLTPLVEAVLEQAGCARRAVDVVAVSEGPGSYTGLRIGVSTALGWAEALDVPVLGVSTLEALAASATPYVPPGARLVGALDARRDDVYAAAYAWDGTALTLQREPTACAAAAVAEWIDEASPTWMIGPGAAKCAAASAHGVTEVLPAASWVARRAAHHLGAGATPVARTAFEPFYLKAFHGTPAPSPLARLDS from the coding sequence ATGACGATTCTTGCGCTGGAAACGGCCACTGCAACCTGTGGCGTGGCCCTGTGGCACGAGGGCCGCGTGCAGGCCGAGGCGCACGTGCACCAGCCGCGCGTGCATGCGCAACGCCTCACGCCGCTGGTGGAAGCGGTGCTCGAACAGGCCGGATGTGCGCGTCGTGCGGTGGATGTCGTGGCCGTGTCCGAAGGTCCGGGGTCGTACACCGGCTTGCGGATTGGCGTGAGCACGGCCCTTGGCTGGGCCGAGGCGCTGGATGTGCCGGTGCTGGGCGTGTCAACGCTCGAAGCGCTGGCGGCGTCGGCCACGCCGTACGTTCCGCCCGGCGCGCGCCTCGTGGGCGCGCTCGACGCCCGCCGCGACGACGTGTATGCCGCCGCGTATGCCTGGGACGGCACGGCGCTGACGCTCCAGCGCGAGCCGACGGCGTGTGCAGCGGCTGCGGTGGCCGAATGGATCGACGAGGCCTCCCCAACGTGGATGATCGGCCCGGGGGCCGCGAAGTGTGCGGCGGCTTCGGCGCATGGCGTGACGGAGGTGCTCCCCGCGGCGTCGTGGGTGGCACGCCGGGCGGCCCATCACCTCGGCGCAGGCGCTACGCCGGTTGCGCGCACCGCGTTCGAGCCGTTCTACCTCAAGGCCTTTCACGGCACCCCGGCGCCCTCGCCCCTCGCGCGCCTCGACAGCTAG
- a CDS encoding DNA-methyltransferase, with amino-acid sequence MTTRTTVHFADARSMTDVADESVALVVTSPPYPMIEMWDPAFCVLSDVVGAAFEAEAYDTAFDAMHEVLRTVWAECYRALMPGGVLCINIGDATRSFNGSFRRFPNHTRTTEQCRTLGFRVLPSILWHKPTNKPTKFMGAGMLGLNAYVTLEHEHILIFQKGSPRALHERRPRRESAYFWEERNRWFSDLWTDLKGTEQTLPRRYRALRARSGAFPMALPYRLIEMFSVYDDLVLDPFIGTGTTALAAAATRRHCIGYEIQSAFRPVVRETVQRACLESLRRNRARLARHQAFVEQRWAAGKHLKHRNAHYDLPVVARDEQYIRRYDVTAVDEDLDADTYTFHYRPHRLAQSADAA; translated from the coding sequence ATGACCACGCGCACGACGGTTCACTTCGCAGATGCCCGGTCGATGACCGACGTGGCAGATGAGTCGGTGGCGCTGGTCGTGACCTCGCCGCCCTATCCCATGATTGAGATGTGGGACCCGGCGTTTTGCGTGCTGAGCGATGTGGTGGGCGCGGCCTTCGAGGCGGAGGCCTACGACACGGCCTTCGATGCTATGCACGAGGTGCTGCGCACGGTGTGGGCCGAATGCTACCGGGCCCTCATGCCCGGCGGCGTGTTGTGCATCAACATTGGCGACGCCACCCGCTCCTTTAACGGGTCGTTCCGGCGCTTTCCCAACCACACCCGCACCACCGAGCAATGCCGCACGCTCGGCTTTCGGGTGCTGCCAAGCATCTTGTGGCACAAGCCCACCAACAAGCCCACCAAGTTTATGGGCGCGGGCATGCTGGGATTGAACGCGTACGTGACCCTAGAGCACGAGCACATTCTCATCTTTCAGAAGGGCTCGCCGCGCGCCTTGCACGAACGCCGCCCGCGCCGCGAGAGCGCATACTTCTGGGAAGAACGCAACCGGTGGTTCTCGGATCTGTGGACGGACCTGAAGGGCACCGAGCAAACGTTGCCCCGTCGCTACCGGGCCCTGCGCGCCCGCTCGGGGGCCTTCCCGATGGCGCTGCCCTACCGCCTCATCGAGATGTTTTCGGTGTACGACGACCTCGTCCTCGATCCGTTCATTGGCACCGGCACCACCGCCCTCGCCGCGGCCGCCACGCGCCGCCACTGCATCGGCTACGAGATTCAATCGGCTTTCCGGCCCGTCGTCCGCGAGACCGTGCAGCGGGCCTGCCTGGAGAGCCTCCGCCGCAACCGCGCCCGCCTCGCCCGGCATCAGGCGTTCGTGGAGCAGCGCTGGGCCGCCGGCAAGCACCTCAAGCACCGTAACGCGCACTACGACCTTCCGGTGGTGGCCCGCGACGAGCAGTACATCCGCCGGTACGATGTGACCGCGGTTGATGAAGACCTGGATGCCGACACGTACACCTTTCACTACCGCCCGCACCGCCTCGCCCAAAGCGCCGATGCGGCGTAG